The Glycine soja cultivar W05 chromosome 15, ASM419377v2, whole genome shotgun sequence region GGGAcataatatttgttttgtaatcaagtttTCATTAGTGTAACCCTTTATTGTTGTAAAAGAAAGCTGGACGAAGTTTTAtttgagtgaaccagtataaatgtTTGTACGtcttttcttaactattttacTAAACATTCTCTTAGTGttttttgtcattatttttataCCAAGTGTTTGCTTGAAAAActgttttaaaactttttatttacaTAGCTACTATACGATTAAACTTGACTTTATCAAaactcctttttttttagtagatgactctatatatatatatataatatttgtttgaattaatgataaacgttttaaaagttattatcttttattaatatattattcaaCTTTTCTTCTAATGTGATTATTGTTATTTCAGTTTTGATAGAAGGAGGTTGCATGTCTGATTTATTTGTTGACGATGGTGATAGTGTTGCGAAGGATGTAAATCTTAGTAAACAATAATTCCGTTGTTTAGTATAGTGATTATGAAATTTGCATaagaaaatgacaataaataattgaatgcattctaaaaaaataatttacaattttaaaatttaaagtcaaCCATGTATTAACGTTTTACTAACGGAAAGAAGTGGTATTTAACCTATATAAAATTGCTAGACTGCAATTTTACTGATACTAAGTGTCTTCATGACCGAGAATTATCCAAAATCCTAACCCGACGATGGCGAGTCAAAAGTTGGTGCTGGCATTGATCAGGGCCGCGAGGCCAACCTTCCGAAACCAAAACGACAAAATCGCCTTTGCCGTTCACTCCTCCTTCCTCGCCTCTGGTTATGTCCTTACAGCTACGGGTCCCCAGGCCCTCTCCGACGATGCGTTTTCTGACCCATCCAATGGTAATAAGAAAACCCTTCCTCCcctctctactttttttttttctttcaattaatcaattttttaattgctGATTTTTTCGATGTTTGTTGGTGCACTGCGTTTTGTGTGCAGACGAGGTGTCCGTTGATCACTGGAACGAGCTGAACGACGAGTACGCGTTCGTTTACGCGAATCCAGAAAAGGGTTCGGAGAAAGTGCTTGTCAAGTGCCTCGTGATGAACGACAAATTGCTCGTTCATGCTTTGACTCAAGGGTCGTCGGAGCCTTTGAGCCTTGAGATTGAGTAATtgattcttttcccttttttttgttttggttgaaaatttaattgtttccATCTGGTTGAGAAGTTAGGGTTTTTGAGTGGGTTTTCTTTATCGTGCTTGAATTGTACTTATTTGGACATTGGgaatattggttttttttttaagttgaaatttttactcttttttttttttatttcaagtttTGGATTTTGGAAACTAGTTTTCTTTGTTGGGTTGAattgtgttttatttatttatttggggtTTGGATGCTTTTTTTAGTAAGTGATATGCACaaaattttagagtcttgcagATTGGGTTTTTCGTTGTGTTGAATTGTGTGCTCACTTTGAAATGGGGTTTGAATGTGGTGTTTGATATGCAGTGTTGGGGATTATGCTGAAGAGGATGGAGGCAGCAATTATTCTCAGCAGTTCAAGAATTTGGATAAGCTTGTGAAGAGAATAGATGGGGATATTTTGTCCAAATTAGATGGTTCTGCTAAAGCCAGCTCATCAAGTAGAAGGTGAATTTGGGTTTTGGGAACTTTGTGTTTGTGccctttttttaatgttaatcgGGAATGCAAATCTTATATAACTCTTTGACAGTGAATGCTTCAAGTTTTATGAATTGGGCCAGGAGTTTAAGCTTTTACATTGATAATGGATAAAAATGATCAGCTTAAAGTTTTTGACACCACCATGCTATTATATCAAAATGCATGATTAATGATGGTAGTGTATAACTCATAGTGGATGAAAATTAAATCTCACGCGATTCTGTTTTGTAGACAACTAGTCCTTATATGAGTATTGATAGATGAACTAGTTTTAGTGTGATTAAAGATTTTGGAGGATTTGTGTGCAGCTTCCTGTTTTTCATATTGTAAGAATTTCATGTGAGAAAATGTTTCCCTtccatttgttttaattttgggTTGTTATATCGGACAACTGTGGCATTGCCCTTATATGAAGGTTTTATGAACTGGGGATCCTCTTTGAAAACTTGTCTTCTATACAGCTCGGAAACAAGTGACAGAACTAGACAAGAGCTACCTGACCCTGTTGCTGGATTTGGTGAACCTGCTGATCCTCCAACTCAGTAAGGGTTTCATATTGCTATGTTGCTTTCaccatttcattaatttttgacactgttcaatggattgattatcTATTCTGTGATTTTAGACACTCTTACTGTTGGCTACTTTAAGCATTAATGTTTACAAGTCTAAATATCACACTGTCATGTAGTTGATGGTCCAtgcttaaaaattatgaaagcagTCTGTGTTATGTGCTTATTGCAAGGTTGTAGGAGGGTTGGTGTTGGTGGAAGAGACAGTTTACGTATGTGACTTTATGTGTGTCTTCAATTATGATGTTCTATCAAGTTGAAGGATACCCTGATATGTTCCTGATGGTCTTGTGGTTCGTATCTGACTCTGAGAAAGGAGATTGTATTACAGAACAAAATTAGATCAATAGGCTTAAATGAAATAGCCATGTTCCCACCCAAAGAAGAATTCCCTTTAGCTCCAACATAAGCTAAAATAGGAACTACACATGATTCCCGCCGCCACCAAAAAGCAACAACTAAGGATGTTTGGATTCTCTATTTAGACAAATtcattgatttgtttttttctctcctctAATTAACTACCCCCTTATTTCTTCATACAAGCCATTCCCGCCCAAGTCATTAAAGACCTACAAGAATAAACTTGTAGTTGAATCCAGGTTCCTATCAATAGCAACATACTGAGAACTTGTGAGTTTACATGATTTTGTCCAAACCTAGCCGAGTTCACCCGAGTCTAATCAGGATTGAGTTTTCTTACGCATTGGTATGTTTTGGGTACCTGACTCAAACTCTGACAATTATGAGTTATTTCATGAATGTGATAACTGTGGTTAGGTTGGGAAACCAAGATCATGTGCATGCAAGCAGTGGGTGGCAACTGTAGTTTATTGGCCACTGCACATGGGCTGAGATTTGAAATGGACCTTTTTAATGGTCTGAGATCTTGGGATTGATTCATCTTGGTCTGTAAAAACAGATTCTACAGCAATCATACTAGCATCTATGGTGTCTAATTGTTGAGATGTTATTGTAGTTTGCATAAACTATGAACATTGTCCCCAAAACATTCCATAAATGCCCCAATTTAATAGGATTCTTCTAGTCCTATATAGAAGAGTAGATTGCATTACTGAACTAAAAATTAGATCAATAGACTGAATTGAAAGAGCAATGCTCCCAGGCCTGTAGAAAAAATTTCCTTTAGCCCCAAGCTATGACCCAAAATAGGAAATTACACATGACCCTCTCTCCTCCACACGCAGTTGAATTTCTATGTCTAGACATGCTTAGATGCTTATTGTGCTAAATATTCTCTTAAAAAACTTATTGACTATGATATCATAATCTTGTGTTCAATGATGAATTTCTTCATTGTGAATTGAGTAATGAACATACATTTTGTGGCATAATCTTTTGTGTTCAATGATGAATTTCTTCATTGTGAATTGAGTAATGAACATACATTTTGTGGCTAATGTGATCTATGGAAAATGGTGAATTCCATTATTTTTTCCCACCTCATAGAAGGGAATAATTTACTGTTGCTTAATCTCTGAGCTTACTTTTTTGCTGTTTTTCCTTCTAACTGCTATACTTATTAGCTTTAATGGAACCAT contains the following coding sequences:
- the LOC114388592 gene encoding probable proteasome inhibitor; the protein is MASQKLVLALIRAARPTFRNQNDKIAFAVHSSFLASGYVLTATGPQALSDDAFSDPSNDEVSVDHWNELNDEYAFVYANPEKGSEKVLVKCLVMNDKLLVHALTQGSSEPLSLEIDVGDYAEEDGGSNYSQQFKNLDKLVKRIDGDILSKLDGSAKASSSSRSSETSDRTRQELPDPVAGFGEPADPPTQIIFPSVPIGSGSDLVPGPAAGVFPSRGGHGIGGSMLVGPNDPRWFGGIGGDPAFPGGLPGVPPGARFDPYGPPGVPGFEPNKFARNPRRPGYDAHPDLQHFRRDADSDYI